From Candidatus Baltobacteraceae bacterium, the proteins below share one genomic window:
- a CDS encoding MATE family efflux transporter, producing the protein MATSMLVDHRNIGAAFRRLSVPLAVAQLGDQLLGIVDTIAIGTLGTVALAGVTGASAIFITVIFAIGGFWSGQGIIAAQRVGAHDIDGFAKTVRAGFVVPFFCAVLAAFLSLALALPAMHLLVGHLASARAGATYLTLRCFSLIPIAVSGSLITGLGSAGNRKLGILVLVAINVVHIPLLFVLALGLGTHHPLGIVGAGISSLLSETIGALWAIGYVLRRPIYRIFSSLTIDLRLALECARLGLPESVFLLAVVLPDVFIIGMLAPFGAAAIAAFRALTVVSDLTFVVPSPLQAATQTVVGQRLGARDVAGAKAFFSRARRVAFWITTWTGVGAAIFAWPLAYIFTLNAAVASVAALPLAFHMTTLPIKGWAMVSMAPIRASGDTRFSMMIGLVTSALVLPIAYLCIVVLRIGLWGVPISWILAWTARAILTAIKLRDESWTRRALVAVR; encoded by the coding sequence GTGGCGACCTCCATGCTCGTCGACCATCGCAATATAGGCGCCGCGTTCCGGCGCCTTTCTGTTCCGCTTGCCGTGGCGCAACTCGGCGATCAACTGCTCGGTATCGTCGATACGATCGCGATCGGAACGCTGGGCACGGTCGCGCTGGCGGGAGTAACCGGCGCGAGCGCGATTTTCATCACGGTCATCTTCGCGATCGGCGGTTTTTGGAGCGGCCAAGGCATCATCGCGGCGCAGCGCGTGGGCGCGCACGATATCGACGGCTTTGCCAAAACCGTTCGCGCCGGGTTCGTCGTGCCGTTCTTTTGCGCGGTCCTCGCAGCGTTTCTAAGCCTCGCGCTCGCGTTGCCGGCCATGCATCTGCTCGTCGGTCATCTCGCCAGCGCTCGTGCCGGCGCGACGTACCTGACGTTGCGCTGCTTCTCGCTGATCCCGATCGCGGTCTCGGGTTCGCTGATCACCGGTCTCGGCTCGGCCGGCAATCGCAAACTGGGGATCCTCGTACTCGTCGCCATCAACGTGGTCCACATTCCGTTGCTCTTCGTGCTCGCACTCGGTCTGGGGACGCACCATCCGCTCGGCATCGTCGGTGCCGGCATCTCGTCGCTGCTCTCGGAGACGATCGGCGCGCTGTGGGCGATCGGCTACGTGCTGCGCCGCCCGATCTATCGCATCTTTTCGAGCCTTACGATCGATCTGCGGCTCGCGCTGGAATGCGCGCGACTCGGCTTACCCGAATCGGTCTTCCTGCTCGCGGTGGTTCTCCCGGACGTTTTCATCATCGGAATGCTCGCGCCGTTCGGCGCGGCCGCGATTGCCGCGTTTCGCGCGCTCACGGTCGTCTCCGATCTCACGTTCGTCGTACCGAGCCCGTTGCAGGCCGCCACGCAGACGGTCGTCGGACAACGTTTGGGTGCGCGCGACGTCGCCGGCGCAAAAGCGTTCTTCTCGCGCGCTCGACGAGTCGCGTTTTGGATTACGACGTGGACGGGGGTTGGTGCGGCGATTTTCGCGTGGCCGCTCGCGTATATCTTCACGCTCAATGCGGCCGTTGCGTCGGTCGCCGCGCTCCCGCTGGCGTTTCACATGACGACGCTGCCCATCAAAGGGTGGGCGATGGTCTCGATGGCGCCGATTCGCGCGTCGGGCGACACGCGCTTTTCGATGATGATCGGACTCGTGACGAGCGCGCTCGTCCTACCGATCGCCTATCTCTGCATCGTGGTACTGCGCATCGGGCTGTGGGGCGTGCCGATCTCGTGGATTCTCGCGTGGACGGCGCGCGCGATACTGACGGCGATCAAGCTGCGCGACGAGTCCTGGACTCGCCGCGCGCTGGTCGCCGTCAGGTAA
- a CDS encoding TonB family protein, producing MLLPLVLALATSNAPAAPNCSRQASVLHAVAPVYPDSEVNAGRGVESALIKITLDAGGKVVKTSVYQSTGSAAFDRAALDAASASSYQAGEVDCRPVGGTFLYHAVFAPRGAALSNGKTDPCNHAAAVTQILAPNSAGYTFTKPFPLKATIAVNVDATGQPQTASIVSSSGDAAFDSLMYAVAAKASYVPAMLDCKAAAGTALLSFGLVRK from the coding sequence ATGCTTCTGCCGCTCGTTCTCGCCTTGGCTACCTCGAATGCGCCGGCCGCTCCGAACTGCTCGCGCCAGGCATCGGTGTTGCATGCGGTGGCGCCGGTCTATCCCGATAGCGAAGTCAACGCGGGCCGCGGCGTCGAGAGCGCCCTCATTAAAATAACGCTCGACGCCGGCGGTAAGGTCGTGAAAACATCGGTCTATCAATCCACCGGCAGCGCCGCGTTTGACCGAGCCGCGTTGGACGCGGCCAGTGCGTCGTCGTATCAAGCGGGGGAAGTCGACTGCCGGCCGGTGGGTGGAACGTTTCTGTATCACGCGGTCTTTGCGCCTCGCGGCGCGGCCCTCTCGAACGGCAAAACGGATCCGTGCAATCACGCCGCTGCGGTCACGCAAATCCTGGCTCCGAATTCGGCGGGATACACGTTCACCAAACCGTTCCCGCTGAAGGCGACGATTGCCGTCAACGTCGACGCGACGGGACAGCCGCAGACGGCATCGATCGTGTCGTCGTCGGGCGACGCCGCCTTCGATTCGCTGATGTACGCCGTGGCCGCGAAAGCGTCGTACGTGCCGGCGATGCTCGATTGCAAAGCCGCCGCGGGAACGGCCCTGCTGAGCTTCGGCCTGGTTCGCAAATAG
- a CDS encoding tryptophan 2,3-dioxygenase family protein, whose product MSEQLSYSSYLQVDDLLALQRPLSAPAHHDELLFIVIHQVYELWFKQLLHEIDAVMRDLERDDLLRVGKHFRRISTIQRLLETQVDVLETMTPQEFNQFRDHLNPASGFQSIQFREIEFTAGLRHTETLKFIEMDESQRARLDRRLNQPSLYDRLKALLVRRGFAAESHDELIESMRQIYTNERDHYDLYLLLEEFIEFDERTLLWRSRHIRMVERMIGAKKGTGGSLGATYLATTLDRRFFPELWEVRTYLGKGTY is encoded by the coding sequence ATGTCCGAACAGCTCTCCTATAGTTCGTATCTTCAGGTCGACGATCTGCTAGCGCTTCAGCGGCCGCTCTCCGCGCCCGCGCATCACGACGAGCTCCTCTTTATCGTCATCCATCAGGTCTACGAGTTGTGGTTCAAGCAGCTCCTGCACGAGATCGACGCGGTCATGCGCGATCTCGAGCGCGACGATCTGCTTCGCGTTGGGAAGCACTTCCGCCGCATCTCCACCATTCAACGGCTGCTCGAAACGCAGGTCGACGTGCTCGAAACGATGACCCCGCAGGAGTTCAATCAATTCCGCGACCATCTCAACCCCGCGAGCGGTTTCCAATCTATCCAATTTCGCGAGATCGAATTCACGGCCGGCCTGCGCCACACCGAGACCCTCAAGTTCATCGAGATGGACGAGTCGCAGCGCGCGCGCCTCGACCGGCGATTGAATCAGCCCTCGCTCTACGATCGGCTCAAGGCATTGCTCGTGCGGCGAGGCTTCGCCGCGGAATCCCACGACGAATTGATCGAGAGCATGCGTCAAATTTACACGAACGAGCGCGACCACTACGATCTCTATCTCTTACTCGAAGAGTTCATCGAATTCGACGAGCGCACGCTGCTGTGGCGCAGCCGCCACATCCGCATGGTCGAACGCATGATCGGAGCGAAGAAAGGCACCGGTGGATCGCTGGGCGCGACCTATCTGGCGACCACGCTCGACCGGCGTTTTTTCCCCGAACTTTGGGAAGTTCGCACCTATCTCGGCAAAGGAACCTACTGA
- a CDS encoding DUF4383 domain-containing protein, giving the protein MQIRLAARIFGIIYIIVGIVGFIPGISPPVPADYPHLALGQFYNNELGVFTVNWLHSIVHIVIGIWALGAAGSVMAGKSFFRANGWIFVVLFILGIIPATNTVFGLVPLFGWDAGLHLITAIVAFYFGYSAAATENTVTV; this is encoded by the coding sequence ATGCAAATACGCCTTGCGGCTCGGATCTTCGGGATCATTTATATCATCGTCGGTATCGTTGGCTTCATTCCGGGAATCTCACCGCCCGTTCCGGCGGATTATCCACATCTGGCGCTCGGCCAGTTTTACAATAACGAACTCGGCGTCTTCACGGTGAACTGGCTGCACAGCATCGTGCACATCGTGATCGGCATCTGGGCGCTTGGTGCGGCCGGGTCGGTTATGGCCGGAAAGAGTTTCTTCCGTGCGAACGGATGGATCTTCGTCGTGCTCTTTATTCTCGGTATTATCCCGGCGACGAACACCGTCTTCGGGCTCGTGCCGCTCTTCGGCTGGGATGCCGGCCTGCATCTGATCACCGCGATCGTTGCGTTCTACTTTGGTTACAGCGCGGCGGCTACGGAAAACACCGTAACCGTCTAG
- a CDS encoding DUF4149 domain-containing protein, producing MFSSIRLLALGVWIGAMLGFAFVFAPIAFHTIGPTPQFAATIAACVEALTSAGYVLAAIAALASLPQFRSHPRTCVAVIALLAIMTLLGAYETHALVPLMQHTALQTPAYDALHRRSSGVYSAILLAGIAAFIVAAASRTARRAASSR from the coding sequence ATGTTCTCGTCGATACGGTTGCTCGCGTTAGGAGTTTGGATTGGCGCGATGCTCGGGTTCGCTTTCGTCTTCGCGCCGATCGCCTTCCACACGATCGGGCCGACACCGCAATTCGCCGCGACGATCGCCGCCTGCGTGGAAGCGTTAACGAGCGCGGGATACGTCCTGGCCGCCATCGCGGCGCTGGCTTCGCTGCCGCAGTTTCGTTCGCATCCGCGCACCTGCGTCGCGGTCATCGCGCTGCTCGCGATCATGACGCTGCTCGGCGCCTACGAAACGCACGCACTCGTGCCGCTCATGCAGCACACGGCATTACAAACGCCCGCTTACGACGCACTGCACCGCCGGTCGAGCGGCGTTTACAGCGCGATCTTGCTCGCCGGAATCGCCGCCTTCATCGTCGCCGCCGCATCGCGAACGGCCCGGCGCGCCGCTAGTTCGAGATGA
- a CDS encoding flagellin has protein sequence MDVLGSTGFVLGNLSRAQSNERKDVNALASGLRISSAADDPSGLAIAETIQTKVSGLQQGVANVQSANNLLQVADSTLASVQSILQRIHGLIVQSRSDLVSIGSLNSIQTEIDTLLREVNKISGETNFNGVHLFDGSLDTSPPGQSSTVKITSEPGADGATPSSTVVNADGLGNPGALVSNASVSTAGGVASLVEFRILSYSTNPVDPITGPLGVPGVYVQTVVYSTDPAFGAAPQNVAITAVPTDGGPLPGLFLTSPSGTKNVLGFDLANITQADVGTAITFLTTLGSNAGTGHALAVNSGGSEGNVVSIALPTVSAQALNVAGISVLPPGLVDTFNNPAGTAGSNVYAADAAEARTQAAIEQISSARARVGAQSVALSEDANNASIQIVNQTAAESAIRDINVGQATTQFTRDQVVSQVATSVLAQLQVSAGSLTRLLLQTI, from the coding sequence ATGGATGTGCTGGGAAGCACGGGATTCGTTCTAGGGAACCTCTCTCGTGCACAATCGAACGAACGCAAGGATGTGAATGCGCTGGCCAGCGGCCTGCGTATTTCGTCTGCTGCGGACGATCCCAGCGGTCTCGCGATCGCCGAGACCATCCAGACGAAAGTCTCCGGGCTGCAGCAGGGCGTTGCAAACGTCCAGAGCGCGAATAATCTGCTGCAAGTCGCCGATTCGACGCTTGCGTCCGTGCAGAGTATCCTCCAGCGCATCCACGGACTTATCGTCCAATCGCGATCCGATCTCGTCTCGATCGGCTCGCTCAACAGCATTCAAACCGAGATCGACACGCTATTGCGCGAGGTCAACAAGATCTCCGGCGAGACGAATTTTAACGGCGTTCACCTCTTCGACGGGTCGCTCGACACGAGCCCGCCCGGTCAGAGTTCGACCGTGAAGATTACCTCAGAACCCGGTGCCGACGGCGCGACCCCCAGCTCGACCGTCGTCAACGCCGACGGATTAGGGAATCCCGGTGCGCTCGTGAGCAACGCCAGCGTCTCGACCGCCGGCGGCGTGGCGTCGCTCGTTGAATTTCGTATCTTGAGCTATTCCACGAATCCGGTCGATCCGATCACGGGACCGCTTGGAGTTCCCGGCGTCTACGTGCAAACCGTCGTCTATAGCACCGATCCCGCCTTCGGCGCCGCGCCTCAAAACGTTGCGATAACGGCGGTCCCGACCGATGGAGGTCCGCTTCCGGGGCTGTTCCTCACCTCGCCGTCGGGAACCAAAAACGTTCTGGGCTTCGATCTTGCGAACATCACGCAGGCCGACGTCGGTACCGCGATCACGTTTCTCACCACGCTCGGCTCGAACGCGGGCACGGGTCACGCGCTCGCCGTGAACTCCGGCGGATCCGAAGGCAACGTCGTTTCGATCGCGCTGCCGACGGTCTCGGCCCAGGCGCTAAACGTCGCGGGCATCTCGGTTCTTCCGCCCGGCCTGGTCGACACGTTCAACAATCCCGCCGGCACGGCCGGCAGCAACGTCTATGCGGCCGACGCCGCCGAGGCGCGAACGCAGGCGGCGATCGAACAGATCAGCTCCGCGCGCGCGCGAGTCGGAGCCCAGAGCGTTGCGCTGAGTGAAGATGCGAACAACGCCTCGATTCAGATCGTCAACCAAACCGCGGCCGAAAGCGCGATTCGCGATATCAACGTCGGCCAGGCCACGACGCAGTTCACGCGCGACCAGGTCGTGAGCCAAGTCGCGACCAGCGTTCTCGCGCAGCTGCAAGTCAGCGCCGGAAGCCTCACCCGCCTGCTGTTGCAGACCATTTAA
- a CDS encoding aminotransferase class V-fold PLP-dependent enzyme, producing the protein MDTMTQAVLRDRFATLETSTYLVSHSMGAAPLAAKDALVSYWEDWAQDGPEAWERWLPRIGEIADGLGEIVGAPAGSVFLAPNVSALQAALATCLRFTPERNEVVYEALQFPSLTYVWTEWQRYGAQPRVVPSDDGRTIPTERIIAAITERTVIAILSHAYYVSGALCDVRAIQAHCRKTGTLLCVDAYQTTGVYPYDVVEWDLDIVTGGSHKWLCGGPGCGWIYVKPSLRETFEPAVTGWMAHARPFAFEPAPMTWNRSMYRWGTGTPTIPGYVVAKPGHDLIKRVGVRKIREHNVRLTTRIAEMALERGLQVNTPLDPSKRAGWIGIDFPNSQAAYDRLVDHRVFVDYRPGCGIRVSPHFYTTDDEIDTFFSTLENVRK; encoded by the coding sequence ATGGATACGATGACGCAAGCGGTCTTGCGCGATCGCTTCGCAACGCTCGAAACGTCGACGTACCTGGTCTCGCACTCGATGGGCGCGGCTCCGCTCGCGGCTAAAGATGCGCTGGTGAGTTACTGGGAGGATTGGGCGCAAGACGGTCCCGAGGCGTGGGAACGCTGGCTGCCGCGCATCGGCGAGATCGCCGACGGGCTCGGCGAGATCGTCGGCGCTCCGGCCGGCAGCGTCTTCCTCGCACCGAACGTTTCCGCGCTGCAAGCCGCGCTCGCCACCTGCCTGCGCTTTACGCCCGAACGTAACGAGGTCGTGTACGAAGCCCTGCAGTTTCCGTCGCTGACCTACGTTTGGACCGAGTGGCAGCGATATGGCGCGCAACCGCGGGTGGTTCCCTCAGACGACGGCCGCACGATTCCGACCGAGCGTATCATCGCAGCCATCACCGAGCGGACCGTCATCGCGATTCTCTCGCACGCGTACTACGTCTCGGGCGCGCTCTGCGACGTTCGCGCCATTCAAGCGCATTGCCGCAAGACGGGGACCCTGCTCTGCGTCGACGCATATCAAACGACCGGCGTCTATCCGTACGACGTGGTCGAGTGGGATCTCGATATCGTTACCGGCGGCAGTCACAAATGGCTCTGCGGCGGCCCCGGCTGCGGCTGGATTTACGTGAAGCCGTCGCTGCGCGAAACGTTCGAACCGGCAGTCACCGGCTGGATGGCGCACGCTCGGCCCTTCGCATTCGAACCCGCACCGATGACGTGGAATCGTTCGATGTACCGGTGGGGTACCGGCACGCCGACCATTCCCGGCTACGTGGTCGCCAAGCCCGGACACGATTTGATCAAACGCGTGGGCGTGCGGAAGATTCGCGAGCACAACGTGCGCTTGACCACGAGGATCGCGGAGATGGCGCTCGAGCGCGGCCTGCAAGTCAACACCCCGCTCGACCCGAGCAAACGCGCCGGCTGGATCGGCATCGACTTTCCAAACTCGCAAGCCGCGTACGATCGGCTCGTCGATCATCGCGTCTTCGTGGACTATCGCCCCGGTTGCGGTATCCGCGTCAGCCCGCATTTTTACACGACCGACGACGAAATCGACACCTTCTTCTCCACGCTCGAGAACGTGCGGAAGTAG
- a CDS encoding multicopper oxidase domain-containing protein, with amino-acid sequence MPKNDRGVHELILSVHRDGDRYCYNYQLGGVTHRKTPVIHVRPGEEFAIRLVNDIPSQAKGEYVSASSLPQCMPMPVHEGPVEHYAGYLNHIVSERPVEMKPVDTNLHMHGFEGPESEDNVFLSTLSSPMHTCEYVYHLPSTQPAGTYFYHPHPHGVSSDEVDGGLAGVWIVDPPKPQLPATDDHVLFLSYAIPYQSDQKPLNEKPFWFAAAAYNAAHRAGRPVAYDPFNPPDWTFDMPVRADGVSWWSRRCDGTRTDLKLTVNGSATPARLAVSAGNTQLLRIISGIGDGSKQISLRDEAGHIVPMHIVEIDGMPVGGDSAHPLARYISSSHYELPPASRISILVNAPAGQELALHTDKHCEGYEGMRELSYDLVRIYGVARRNEPKAVVHSQAITASSGQTPAQRLLAYARAHPSLIHRRALTYTQYMFPTRKRGEVNFAFFLTDTTNPNFVEHSYKPHYVPGDPYPTNPDIVAKQGSIEEWYLINTTPDRHSFHIHQMSYVLENGPAGVPVSLDVTDVPSGTIVSIPGIDRIRVHPSITKVLLDFRHVPKGTFLIHCHMLFHEDNGMMGIIRVE; translated from the coding sequence ATGCCGAAAAACGATCGCGGCGTGCACGAACTCATACTCTCCGTGCATCGCGACGGCGACCGCTACTGCTACAACTACCAACTTGGCGGCGTAACGCATCGTAAAACGCCCGTCATTCACGTTCGCCCCGGCGAAGAGTTCGCGATTCGGCTCGTCAACGACATTCCATCGCAAGCCAAAGGCGAATACGTCAGCGCGAGCAGCTTGCCGCAGTGCATGCCGATGCCGGTTCACGAAGGTCCGGTAGAGCACTACGCGGGCTATTTGAATCATATCGTTAGCGAACGGCCGGTCGAGATGAAACCGGTCGACACGAATCTGCACATGCACGGCTTCGAAGGCCCAGAGTCCGAGGACAACGTCTTCCTCTCGACGCTCAGCTCGCCGATGCATACGTGCGAATACGTCTATCATTTACCGTCGACGCAGCCTGCAGGCACGTATTTCTACCATCCGCATCCGCACGGCGTCTCGTCGGACGAGGTCGACGGCGGACTCGCCGGCGTGTGGATCGTCGATCCGCCGAAACCGCAGCTTCCGGCAACCGACGATCACGTGCTATTCCTGAGCTACGCGATTCCCTACCAGTCCGACCAAAAGCCGCTGAACGAGAAACCTTTTTGGTTTGCCGCTGCTGCGTATAACGCGGCGCACCGTGCCGGCCGCCCCGTCGCATACGATCCCTTCAATCCGCCCGATTGGACGTTCGATATGCCGGTGCGCGCGGACGGCGTATCGTGGTGGTCGCGCCGGTGTGATGGAACGCGCACGGACCTCAAGCTCACGGTGAACGGCTCGGCAACACCGGCGCGCCTGGCGGTTTCCGCCGGGAATACGCAATTGCTGCGCATCATCAGCGGAATCGGGGACGGATCCAAGCAAATCAGTTTGCGTGACGAAGCTGGGCACATCGTCCCCATGCACATCGTCGAGATCGACGGAATGCCGGTGGGCGGCGATTCCGCGCACCCGCTCGCGCGCTACATCTCGAGCAGTCATTACGAATTGCCCCCTGCCTCGCGCATCAGCATCCTCGTGAACGCCCCGGCGGGTCAAGAACTCGCGCTGCACACCGACAAGCACTGCGAGGGCTATGAAGGGATGCGGGAACTTTCGTACGACCTGGTGCGCATCTACGGTGTTGCACGCCGGAACGAACCCAAAGCGGTCGTGCATTCGCAGGCGATCACCGCTTCATCCGGCCAAACCCCGGCGCAGCGGTTACTCGCATACGCGCGAGCGCATCCATCGCTGATTCACCGGCGCGCGCTGACGTACACGCAATATATGTTTCCCACGCGCAAGCGCGGCGAGGTCAACTTCGCGTTCTTCCTCACCGACACGACGAACCCGAATTTCGTCGAGCACAGCTACAAGCCGCACTACGTACCGGGTGATCCATATCCAACGAACCCCGACATCGTCGCGAAACAAGGCAGCATCGAAGAGTGGTATCTCATCAACACCACGCCGGATCGCCATTCGTTTCATATTCATCAAATGTCGTACGTGCTCGAAAACGGCCCTGCGGGCGTTCCCGTCTCACTCGATGTAACCGATGTCCCGTCGGGAACGATTGTTTCCATTCCTGGAATCGATCGCATACGCGTTCATCCATCGATCACCAAGGTGCTGCTCGACTTCCGGCACGTGCCCAAGGGAACGTTTCTGATCCACTGCCACATGCTATTTCACGAGGACAACGGCATGATGGGAATTATCCGCGTCGAGTAG
- a CDS encoding DUF962 domain-containing protein: protein MASTDFDEFWPRYLRAHSDPRTRAMHVAGTIAASALVLCAIPTRKPWLALAGLAAGYGPAWLSHAFIEHNKPETFRAPLASLKADYIMAWHVLRGTIDQQLAANVTE, encoded by the coding sequence GTGGCATCCACTGATTTCGACGAGTTTTGGCCGCGCTATCTGCGCGCCCACAGCGATCCGCGGACGCGGGCGATGCACGTCGCGGGCACGATCGCCGCATCGGCACTCGTGCTCTGCGCGATTCCCACGCGCAAGCCCTGGCTCGCGCTCGCGGGGCTCGCCGCCGGGTACGGGCCCGCGTGGCTCTCGCACGCCTTCATCGAGCACAACAAACCCGAGACGTTTCGCGCGCCGCTGGCATCCTTGAAAGCCGACTACATCATGGCCTGGCACGTACTGCGCGGAACGATCGATCAGCAACTCGCCGCAAACGTGACGGAGTAA
- a CDS encoding DUF433 domain-containing protein: protein MDPREVPAYDPAEAAHYLHLPSTTVRNWAHGNDSFRSVVSLPSRKATLLSFLNLVEIHVLSAIRRHHKIPMQKVRRAIAYLQRHYNHAHPLAMHAFETDGVDLFIQELDKTVNIVREGQVAMRDVIEAHLRRIEWDRQGMPAVLYPFVSPDISIARKPVMFDPRIEFGRLVLVNTGIPTVEIAQRYKAGESIDVLADDYGRKRLEIEDAIRCELQVATAA, encoded by the coding sequence GTGGACCCACGTGAAGTTCCGGCGTACGATCCAGCGGAAGCGGCGCATTACTTGCATCTTCCGTCCACAACCGTCCGTAATTGGGCACACGGAAACGATAGCTTCAGGTCTGTTGTTTCCTTGCCAAGTCGCAAGGCGACGCTTCTTTCATTCCTGAACCTTGTCGAGATCCATGTGCTCTCCGCAATTCGGCGCCATCACAAGATCCCAATGCAAAAGGTTCGGCGCGCGATTGCGTACCTGCAACGGCATTACAACCATGCCCATCCACTAGCAATGCATGCGTTTGAAACAGATGGTGTGGACCTTTTCATTCAAGAGCTCGATAAGACGGTCAATATCGTGCGAGAAGGACAGGTTGCGATGCGAGACGTGATCGAGGCGCACCTCAGGCGTATCGAATGGGACAGACAAGGGATGCCGGCCGTACTTTATCCTTTTGTCAGCCCCGATATTTCTATCGCCCGAAAACCTGTGATGTTCGATCCGCGAATCGAGTTCGGCCGCTTAGTGCTTGTCAATACTGGAATACCTACAGTGGAGATCGCCCAGCGCTACAAGGCGGGAGAAAGCATCGACGTCCTCGCCGACGATTATGGCCGTAAGCGACTGGAGATTGAGGATGCAATTCGCTGTGAGCTTCAGGTAGCGACTGCCGCATAA
- a CDS encoding DUF916 domain-containing protein → MKHFRALVFLTLIGALALMPNPVHSDGLGLDVSPAKLELAMTPGSSYNVPVTVHNSTSNSTHVQATMIDFALAQNGDYEFEKTGTRGDSLMRWASINPREFDLPAGTTQQVRLSLAVPAGNLSGEYAGIVFFQTRPVRRAGAVAFSARVATKIYMTIPGTVKIDGAIAKMAASPAPAGELYRVLFKNLGNAHVYLRGQLEVQKNGQTVDRVAFPSQELVERGGDRLIEVNGKRLPPGKYQAIATIDYGGKTMTGGEINFGTQ, encoded by the coding sequence ATGAAACACTTCCGCGCACTCGTTTTCTTGACGCTGATCGGCGCTCTTGCGCTGATGCCGAACCCCGTCCATTCCGACGGTCTCGGCCTCGACGTCTCGCCGGCTAAACTGGAACTCGCCATGACGCCGGGCTCGTCGTACAACGTCCCCGTCACCGTGCACAACTCCACTTCGAATTCCACGCACGTGCAGGCGACGATGATCGACTTCGCTTTGGCCCAAAACGGCGATTACGAATTCGAGAAAACGGGTACGCGCGGCGACTCATTGATGCGGTGGGCATCGATCAACCCTCGCGAGTTCGATCTGCCGGCGGGCACGACGCAACAGGTCCGCCTGTCGCTCGCAGTGCCGGCCGGAAACCTGAGCGGCGAATACGCGGGAATCGTATTTTTTCAAACGCGTCCGGTGCGCCGCGCGGGTGCGGTGGCATTTTCGGCACGCGTTGCAACGAAGATTTACATGACGATTCCCGGCACCGTGAAAATCGACGGCGCCATCGCGAAAATGGCGGCTTCACCCGCTCCGGCGGGCGAGCTGTACCGAGTGCTCTTTAAGAATTTGGGAAACGCTCACGTCTATCTGCGCGGTCAGCTCGAAGTGCAGAAGAACGGACAGACCGTCGATCGCGTGGCTTTCCCATCGCAAGAGCTGGTAGAACGAGGCGGAGATCGCCTCATCGAAGTCAACGGAAAACGGTTGCCGCCGGGCAAATATCAAGCGATCGCGACGATCGACTACGGCGGCAAGACGATGACCGGTGGCGAGATCAACTTCGGCACGCAATAG
- a CDS encoding methylated-DNA--[protein]-cysteine S-methyltransferase — MEHVRHVATPLGIALRLVSNGSAIVESDFVHTKPHARAPAARDALLTEASAQVAAYFRKRLHRFDLPLAFSGTPFQIAVWRLVSQLEAGELISYGEVARAIGHPLSHRGVAAAMGKAPLDLFIPAHRVVGADGRIKGSAPGSMRRRLLAFEGVTVR; from the coding sequence GTGGAGCACGTCCGCCACGTCGCGACGCCGCTCGGAATCGCGTTGCGTCTGGTCTCGAATGGAAGCGCGATCGTCGAAAGCGATTTCGTGCATACCAAACCACACGCGCGCGCGCCGGCTGCGCGCGATGCGCTGCTGACCGAAGCGAGCGCACAGGTCGCAGCGTACTTTCGCAAGCGCCTTCATCGATTCGATCTTCCGCTAGCGTTTAGCGGGACGCCGTTTCAAATCGCGGTGTGGCGGCTCGTATCGCAACTCGAGGCCGGCGAACTCATCTCATACGGCGAGGTCGCGCGTGCGATCGGTCATCCGCTCTCGCACCGCGGCGTCGCTGCCGCCATGGGGAAGGCGCCGCTCGATCTCTTCATTCCCGCGCATCGCGTGGTCGGCGCGGACGGACGCATCAAAGGCAGCGCCCCCGGATCCATGCGGCGCCGGCTGCTCGCGTTCGAGGGCGTTACGGTCCGATAA